GTCGCCGTAATGCGCGAGGCCGTTGGGGACAGGGCGTGAGATTCCCTCGCTCGACGACCCCTGCACGACGAAGGTCTCAGGTCACACCGGGACCGGGCATTACGGCGACAATGCGCTCCTGCCGTGCCGGTGTCCGTCCAATCAGGTTTATCCGTCGAAAAACGGCCGGAGCATGGGCCTCTGCGGGTGCACTTCTGCACCACTATATAGTTGAGAAGTCGACCCCACCTTTATGGAAGTCCTCTCTGCCGGCGCCCTGACCCCCCTCCTCATCCCCCTTATCGTCTTCGGGGCACGGGCGATCGACGTCAGCCTCGAAACCCTGCGAATCATCCTCCTTGCCCGGGGTGGCCGTCTCCTCGTCCCGGTCATCGCATTCTTCGAGATCATCCTCTGGCTCCTCTCCCTCGGGCTCGTCGTCAACGACTACACAAACCCGGTCTTCCTCCTCTCGTACGCCGCCGGGTTTGCGACAGGGAACTACGCGGGCATTCTCCTTGAGGAGAGACTCGCTATGGGCCTCTGCGTCCTCCGCGTGATCACGCCGCGGGAGGACGCCCCTCTTGTGGACGCCCTCAGGGCCACGGGTTATGGCGTGACCGTTGTCGGGGCCGAGGGCCTCCAGGGGCCGTGCACCATCCTCTACTCGGTGGTGAAGCGCTGCGACCTCCCGCGCCTTGCCGGTCTCATCGAGGGGATGAACCCTCGCGCCTTCACCACCGTCGAGGACGTCCGTTCTGCCACGAAGGGCACCTTCCCGGGGTCGGGGCACCGGTCAGGCCTCTTTGGGAGGGCGAACCGGACAGGAAAGTAAGGGCTCTCCTCTCTCAGACGTATCTTTTTCTTTCTGCGGCGGCATATCCTCCCTCTCTGATGACGACGATCGGCCTTGTGATCAACCCCCTCGCCGGCCTCGGCGGTACGGTCGGCCTGAAGGGGACGGACGGGACGGCCGCCGAGGCGCGGCGGCGGGGCGCGGTGCCGCGGGCGGGGACGCGTGCCGTCGAGTCCCTCCTCTCTCTTCGGGGTCTCCCCCTCCGCGTCCTCACCTCTGCCGATGCGATGGGGGCCGACGCCCTCGACGCTGCAGGCATCAGGGGCTACGAGGTTGTTCATACGGCAGGGGGCCGGGAGACGACTGCCGAAGACACCAGGGCCGCGGTCAAGGCCTGTGTCGATGCAGGCGCCGATATCATTCTTTTCTGCGGCGGCGACGGCACGGCGCGGGACGTCGCTCTGGCCGCGGGGGAGATCCCGATCCTCGGCATCCCTGCGGGCGTGAAGATGTACTCGGGTGTCTTTGCGGTCCGTCCCGCCGCGGTGGGAGAGGTCCTTGCCGGGGACTACGCTCTCAGGGAGGCCGAGGTGATGGACATTGACGAGGATGCGTACAGGCAGGGCGACCTCCGGGCCCGCCTCTATGCGACGGTGAGAGTGCCCTTCCTCCCCGGCCGCGTGCAGTGCGGGAAAGAGGCCTCTTTCGGGGACGAGGCCCTCGCCCTCGACGGCATCGCCCGCTTCATGGCCGACCTGATCAGGGCGGGAGGGTGCGTGGTCCTCGGGGCCGGGGGCACCACCACCGCGATCGCCAGGGCGGCCGGGACCGAGGCGACCCTGCTTGGCGTGGACCTGATTGTGGACGGGAAGGTCGCCGCCCCAGACGCCGACGAGGCAACCATCCTCGCACAGATCGAGAGTGCGGGCCGCTGCCGGATCATCGTCAGCCCGATCGGGGCGCAGGGTGCGGTCATCGGCCGGGGCACCGGGCCGATCACCCCTGCGGTACTCAGGGCCGCGGGGCCCGAGAACCTTATCGTCGTCGCCACGCCCGGCAAACTCGCCGCAACACCCGCGCTCTTCGTGGACTCCGGCGATACGACTCTTGACTCCGCCTTCGGGGAGAGGATATCCGTCATCTGCGGCTACCACATCGCAAGGCTGATGCCCCTGCTCAGGCCGGCGCAGGGGTGAGTGTACCCTCGACATCTGTCCACGGATCCCTGTTTTTCTCTCCTCACAGGGGTCTCCGCACCGGCCCTCCCCCTCTGACTGCACATTTTTGTTATCTCATCGTATATTTTTTGTATTTTTTTGCACGTTTGTCGATTAAATGTGTGCCCTATGGATAGCATTATCTGATGTCCCGCATGACGCCCTGCATGGACCCGCAGGTCACCGAGATCACTGTCCTCCCCGGAAGGGACAAGAACGGCGAGACCGAGCACTTCGACCGGATCGTCATCAGACCGGGCGAGACCCTCGCCATCGTCGGCCCGACCGGGTCGGGAAAGAGCGCCTTCATCAACGACATCGAGGTCTTTGCCATGAACGACACTGTCACCGGACGGACCGTCCTGGTCAACGGGGCGGCGCCGCCCGACGACTATGTCCGTGACCCGGCGAAAAAACCGGTCGCCCTCATCACCCAGAACACGAAATGCCTCGCCGATCTCCAGGTCAGGGAGTTTCTGGAGATGCATGTCAGGTCGCGGAGGATCGGGCGCGACGGCATCATCACTGAGACGATCGCCCTTGCAAACGAGTTCACCGGCGAGAAGATCACGCCGGGGGCGCGGATGACCTCCCTCTCAGGCGGGCAGACCAGGTCCCTGATGGTGGCGGACGCGATCCTCGTCGGGAGCACGCCCGTGATCATCCTGGACGAGGTCGAGAATGCCGGGATCTTCAAGGACCGGGTGATCGAGGTCCTCCGCACCTATCAGAAGGCCGTGGTCTTCGTCACCCACGACCCCCTCGTCGCCCTGATGTGCGACCGGCGGATCGTGATGCGGAACGGGACAGTCGTCAGGGTCATCGAGCACACGGGGGCCGAAGACGAGGCCCTCTCTGCGGTGAAAAAGATGGACGGCATCCTCTGCCACCTCAGGGAACGGATCCGAGCCGGCGAGGCGATCACAGGCGGCGTCCCTGCCGCCTCTGACGAGAGAAATCTACCTTTCTCCTCCGACCCGGTGCACGCCGTATGAAACTCCTTGTCATCGCCGGACCGCCGTCGGCGGGCAAGACCGCGGTCGTCCGCCAGGTCCTCCGGAGTCTCGGGCCAGAGGAGAGGGCGGCCTACCTCAAGATCGACGTGGTCAGGGCCTTCGAGGACGAGGAACTCGCGGCCGAGTTCGGCATCCCGGCACGGAAGGTCTACTCCGGAGACCTCTGCCCGGACCATGCCGGGATCATGGTGATGGCCGACGCCCTCCGCTGGGCCGAGGCCGAGAAGGCCTCCCTCCTCATCGCGGAGTCCGCGGGGCTCTGCCTCCGCTGCTCGCCGTACGTCACCCAGGCCCTCGGCGTCGTCGTCCTCAGCGCCGTCTCGGGCATCCACGCCCCCCTGAAGATGGGGCCGATGATCGGCCTCGCGGACGTGGCGGTCGTCACCAGGATCGACCTCGTCTCCCAGGCCGAGAAGGAGGTCTTCAGGGAGGGGATCAGGGAGGTGGCCCCCGAGATCGAGATCGTCGAGACGAACGCGGTGCAGGGGACGGGCATGCGTTACCTCCTCCAGAGGATCGCAGAGGCCGACGAGGTGACGGACCTCGCCACCATCGAACTCCGCGGCGTGCCGCCCCTCGGTGTCTGCACCGTCTGCGTCGGCAAGAAGGAGATCGGGTGGCAGCACCACTTCGGGGTCGTCCGGAGACTCGGGGACGCGGGCACCCTCTTCCGGGGTGAGTAGATGGGCTGGCAGCCTCCCGGAAAGAACTGCGGCCTCTGCGGGGCGCGGACCTGCGATGCGTTCATGGGGATGGTCGCCGCAGGGGAGCGGTCGGTCTCCGACTGCCCCTTCTCTGAGGGCGAGGCCTGCGTCGCCGCCCCAGACGCGGTCTATACGGGGCGGGACGTCGTCGGCAATGCCTACGACTTCATCATCGACCCCCTGCCCGGCGAACCCACGGCCCGGAAGATCGTCCTCCCCTTCAGGCCGGACCTTGTGGAGAAGTGGGGGATCGCGGAGGGCGAGATCGTCGTCGGCCGCCCGATGGGCGCGGGGTGCCCTGTCCAGCATGTGATCAGGGTGTTCGAGGCCGACCCTGTCACCGGCCTCATCACCGGCCATGTCGTCGGCCCCGAGTTCTCCCGGAATCGGGAGTACCATGACGTGCGGGCCTACCACATGATCGGCTTCGAGGGCCTCGCCCGGCCTGTTGCCCACCCGCCTGTCTTCGGGAAACGCCAGCGTTTCCTCCCTGGCTTCTGCATGATGGCCCTCGCCCACACCGGAGTTACCAATATGATAGTGGAGCGCCCAGAGGGGCTGCACGTACGGGTGGAGGGCATCATCATATGAAGACAATTGCAGGAATCGAGGAACGGATCAGGGACGGCAGCGCCGTCGTCCTGACCGCGGCCGAGCTGAAGAAACGGATCCGGGAAGGGGAGAGGCTGACCCCTGAAGACGTCGACGTCGTCACCTGCGGGACCTGCGGCGTGATGTCGGGGACGGCGGCCGTCCTCTCCGTGCCGGTTGCTCAACCCGGCACCTTTTTCCGGGCCGACACCGTCAGCCTGAACGGTGTCCCGGCCTTCCCGGGCCCCTGCCCGAACGAGCGTCTCGGCCTGGTGGACCTGGTCGTCTACGGCACCGCCCACAGCGGGCAGAGGTACGGCGGCGGCCACCTCATTGCCGACCTTGCGGCAGGGAAGGACGTCGATGTCCAGGTCACGGCGGGGGGCAGGGAGATCTCGCGCACGGTCACGATCGAGGACTGCACCGTCGCCCGCCTCCTCACGACCAGGAGCGCCTTCAAGAACTACACCGCCTACGTGAACCGCGAGCCATCCGAGGTCCAGACGATCTTCTCGGCCGCGGGTATGCGGGGGCCGTGCGTGGAAGCCTCGGTCAGCGGCTGCGGGGAGATCAACCCGATCGAGAACGACCCCTCCCTCAGGTTCATCAGGGCCGGGACACGGGTCCTGGTGAACGGGGCGCCCGGTTTCGTGATGGGCGAGGGGACGCGGAGCACGCCGGAAAAACCGAACATCATGGCTTTCGCCGATATCAGGGAGATGAACCCCAGGTACTGCGGCGGTTTCGTCACCTCGGCAGGGCCGGAGTGCATCACGAGCATCGCCGCAGCGATCCCCGTCCTGGACGACGCCGGCCTCTCCGCCCTCTCTGTCCTGGACGAGGCGATCGCCCTGCCTGTGGCCGACATCAGCGACAGGCGGCCCTTTGCCGCGGCGACCTACGGGGACGTCTGGCAGGGCACCGATCGGCGGGTCACGTACGACCCGACTTCCTGCCTCTTCTGCGAACCCTGCGTGGCCGGCGGCCTCTGTCCGACCGGCGCCTTTGTGACCGGGAAGGGGATAGACACGGCGCTCTGCGTCTCCTGCGGGGCGTGTGCGGCATCGTGCCGGGGCGGCGCCGTCTCCGGGGCCCTCGGGACCATCACCGTCGGCGGCAGGCGGGTGCCGATCACCCTCCGTCAGTCCGACCGGAACCGTGCCGAGGCCCTCTGCGAGGACCTGCGCCAGAGGATCCTCGATCGGGGGTTCCCGGTGAGGTGACAATGATGCGGCCGTACACACTTCTTTGCCCCGACTGCGGGGAAACTGTCGAGGACCACTACACCCTCTCCTGCCCCTCCGGGTGCAGGGCCCTCATCCGCACCGTCTACCGGAAAAAGACCCTCGACCTCAGGGACGAACCCGGCGTCTTCAGGTTCGCCGACTGGCTCCCTGTCGAGGGGACGATCAAGGCCGCAGCAGGGCCGGTCACCTTCCGCTCCACCGCTCTTGCCCGAGATCTTGGCCTCCGGAATCTCTGGATCAGTTTTTCCGGCTACTGGCCCGAGAAGGGGGGGAGGGTGCTCACCTGCTCCTTCAAGGAACTCGAAGCCCTGCCGACGATGGTGCGGGTGCGGGAGACGGCCAGAGGCCGAACCCTCGTCGTTGCCTCCGCGGGGAACACCGGCCGCGCCTTCTGCCAGACCGCGGCCCTGACCGGGATGCCGGTCGTCGTCGTTGTGCCGGAGACGGCCGCCGACCGCCTCTGGACGACGGTGGAGACCGATAGGGTCTGCCTGGTCACGGTGGACGGCGACTATGCCGATGCCATTGCGGTGGCGAACGGCCTCTGCTCTGTCCAGGGGTTGATCCCGGAAGGCGGGGCAAAGAATGTCGCCCGCAGGGACGGCATGGGGACAGTGATGCTCGACGCCGCGGTCACCCTCGGCCGGATCCCCGACCACTATGTCCAGGCCGTCGGGAGCGGGACCGGGGGTATCGCCGCCTGGGAGGCATCGATGCGGCTTATCGGCGACGGCAGGTTCGGGGACCGTCTGCCCCGCCTGCATCTCGCCCAGAACGCTCCCTTTGTCCCGATGGTCAGGGCATGGCAGGCAGGCCGGCGCGAGATCGTGCCGGAAGAGGATATGCCCGACGCACGGGCGTCAATCGCGGCGGTTTATTCTGATGTGCTGACCAATAGAGGCCCGCCGTATAGTGTCGGCGGGGGCGTCTTCGACACCCTCACTGCAACGGGAGGATCGATGTATTCAGTGGAGAACAGGGATGCGGAGGGTGCAGGGCGGCACTTTGCCGATGCCGAGGGGATCGACCTCGACCCGGCGGCCGCGGTGGCGGTGGCCGCCCTCAGGCAGGCGGTGGAGTCGGGGGAGATCGGGCGCACCGACACTGTCCTCCTCAATATCACCGGCGGCGGGTACCGGCGTGTCGCAGAGGAGCATGAGCGCTACAGGATCGAACCCGCGTTCAGGGTCGCTCCCGACGTGGACGCGGCTGTCCTCGGGGCGAGGGTTCTCGGACAGGTGAGAAACCGTGCATGAAGATATCATCGCCGACCTCCTTGCCGAAAAGGGGATCGACCTTGTCGCCTCCCTCCCCTGCGACCGCGCCGGCGACCTCTGCTTCCTCCTCACAGAGCGTTTCCAGACTGTCGGGCTGATGCGGGAGGAGGACGGCGTCGGCGTCTCTGCCGGGGCGGTGCTTGCCGGGAAGAGGCCTGTGGTCGTGATCCAGAGTTCGGGCCTCGGGAACATGCTCAACGCGATCCTCTCCCTCACCGTCACCTTCGGTCTGCCCCTCCCGATACTCGCGAGCTGGCGGGGGGTGTACAGGGAGAAGATCCCGGCCCAGATCCCCTTCAACACCCGCCTTCCCGCGATCCTCGAGGCATCGGGCATCCCGTACACCGTCGTCCAGGACGCCGGGGAGATCGGGAAGATCGGCGCCGTCATCGACGACGCCTTCCTCCACTCCCGCCCGCATGTCGCCCTCATCTCGCCGAAGGTCTGGGAGGGAGGGAGGTGCGAGGTCTGCCGCGACCTGCCGCCGCGGCCCTGCCGCCACCGCGTCGTCGTCGGGGAGCGTCCTCTCCCCGCCCCGGTGACAGAGAGGCTCGGGGCGATCAGGGCGATCGTCCCCCACCTTGGAGCCGCCGCCATCGTCTGCAACATCGGAGTGCCGAGCAAGGAACTCTATGCCGCGGGCGACCGCCCCCTCACCTTCTACATGCTCGGCTCCTACACCCAGGCCTCGGCGATCGGCCTCGGCCTCGCCCTCTCGACAGAGAGGCGGGTCGTCGTCATCGACGGCGACGGCAGCCTCCTCGGGAGTTCCATCCTCCCGGTCATCGCGGCGAGCGCCCCGAAAAACCTCACCGTCGTCTGCCTGGACAACGGCGCCTTCGGCTCGACGGGCAACCAGCCCACCTGCGCCTGCACCGGGGCCGACCTCGAAGTAGCGGCGATCGCCGCCGGCATCCCCCGGACCTGCACCGTCGCCGACGAGGGGGCAATTGCGGCGGCCCTGGACGACCCCTCGCCCGGCCCCGCCTTCGTCAGGGTGCTGATCAGGCCGGGCAACGCGGATGTGCCGAATATCCCCCTCTCCCCCGCGGAGATCAGGGATAGGTTTATGGCCGCGGTGAAGGAGCGGTCTGTTTAGGGATGGGAGTTGATCGGCGCTCTCCACCGGGGGGCATCGCTCGAAAACGTTCCGTTTTCTCAAGCTCCCGTCGGTCGCACTCCCCGCTCCCCTTGCTATTAGGATAGGGGGTGGATGGCAATCTCCCTCCTCGGGATTTCTATTCGGTCTTCCCCGGTCCAATCCTGAGCGGGGGTCCGGGGGGCGTAGTCCCCCGGCCTGTGTTTTAGGGGAAGGCGGTTGATTGGCTCTTGTACGGGGGGTTTCACCCCCCGGCCCCCCCGCGTTAGGATAGGGGGGTAGGATGGCAGTCTCACTCGTCATGATCTCTGCTCTTTCTTCCCCAGTCCCATCCTAATTTCGGGGGACGACCGAAGGGAGTCGAGAAACCGAAGGTTTCGCTGTCCGAGGGCAAAAAGAAGGTCGTAGACCTTCGAGTAGTCCCCCGGTGAGCAATATGGGGAAGGCAGTTGATCGGTGTCTCGCGCCGGGGGACTGTGCCCCCTTCCCCCGAAAGCCTGATGGCTTTCTCAAGCTCGCTCCGCTCGCACCCCGCTCAGGATAGGGATGGGATGGCAATCTCCCTCCCCAGGATCTCCGGTTCAGTCTTCCCGAGGTCAATCTTAATTTCGCTGGACGAGCGCCAGCGAGTTCAAAAAAAGAGTATCTCCCCTCTCACTCGGTGATCATCGTGCCGACGCCGGCATCGGTGAAGAGTTCGAGGAGGATGGTGTGTGACTTGTTCCCGTTCACCACATGGGCGAAAGAAACGCCCCCTTTCACCGCCCTGACACAGGAGTCGATCTTCGGGATCATGCCGCCCGCGATCGTGCCGTCTGCCATCA
This window of the Methanofollis sp. genome carries:
- a CDS encoding DUF2179 domain-containing protein, whose translation is MEVLSAGALTPLLIPLIVFGARAIDVSLETLRIILLARGGRLLVPVIAFFEIILWLLSLGLVVNDYTNPVFLLSYAAGFATGNYAGILLEERLAMGLCVLRVITPREDAPLVDALRATGYGVTVVGAEGLQGPCTILYSVVKRCDLPRLAGLIEGMNPRAFTTVEDVRSATKGTFPGSGHRSGLFGRANRTGK
- a CDS encoding ATP-NAD kinase family protein encodes the protein MTTIGLVINPLAGLGGTVGLKGTDGTAAEARRRGAVPRAGTRAVESLLSLRGLPLRVLTSADAMGADALDAAGIRGYEVVHTAGGRETTAEDTRAAVKACVDAGADIILFCGGDGTARDVALAAGEIPILGIPAGVKMYSGVFAVRPAAVGEVLAGDYALREAEVMDIDEDAYRQGDLRARLYATVRVPFLPGRVQCGKEASFGDEALALDGIARFMADLIRAGGCVVLGAGGTTTAIARAAGTEATLLGVDLIVDGKVAAPDADEATILAQIESAGRCRIIVSPIGAQGAVIGRGTGPITPAVLRAAGPENLIVVATPGKLAATPALFVDSGDTTLDSAFGERISVICGYHIARLMPLLRPAQG
- a CDS encoding ATP-binding cassette domain-containing protein produces the protein MDPQVTEITVLPGRDKNGETEHFDRIVIRPGETLAIVGPTGSGKSAFINDIEVFAMNDTVTGRTVLVNGAAPPDDYVRDPAKKPVALITQNTKCLADLQVREFLEMHVRSRRIGRDGIITETIALANEFTGEKITPGARMTSLSGGQTRSLMVADAILVGSTPVIILDEVENAGIFKDRVIEVLRTYQKAVVFVTHDPLVALMCDRRIVMRNGTVVRVIEHTGAEDEALSAVKKMDGILCHLRERIRAGEAITGGVPAASDERNLPFSSDPVHAV
- a CDS encoding GTP-binding protein; amino-acid sequence: MKLLVIAGPPSAGKTAVVRQVLRSLGPEERAAYLKIDVVRAFEDEELAAEFGIPARKVYSGDLCPDHAGIMVMADALRWAEAEKASLLIAESAGLCLRCSPYVTQALGVVVLSAVSGIHAPLKMGPMIGLADVAVVTRIDLVSQAEKEVFREGIREVAPEIEIVETNAVQGTGMRYLLQRIAEADEVTDLATIELRGVPPLGVCTVCVGKKEIGWQHHFGVVRRLGDAGTLFRGE
- a CDS encoding (Fe-S)-binding protein → MGWQPPGKNCGLCGARTCDAFMGMVAAGERSVSDCPFSEGEACVAAPDAVYTGRDVVGNAYDFIIDPLPGEPTARKIVLPFRPDLVEKWGIAEGEIVVGRPMGAGCPVQHVIRVFEADPVTGLITGHVVGPEFSRNREYHDVRAYHMIGFEGLARPVAHPPVFGKRQRFLPGFCMMALAHTGVTNMIVERPEGLHVRVEGIII
- a CDS encoding methanogenesis marker 16 metalloprotein, producing the protein MKTIAGIEERIRDGSAVVLTAAELKKRIREGERLTPEDVDVVTCGTCGVMSGTAAVLSVPVAQPGTFFRADTVSLNGVPAFPGPCPNERLGLVDLVVYGTAHSGQRYGGGHLIADLAAGKDVDVQVTAGGREISRTVTIEDCTVARLLTTRSAFKNYTAYVNREPSEVQTIFSAAGMRGPCVEASVSGCGEINPIENDPSLRFIRAGTRVLVNGAPGFVMGEGTRSTPEKPNIMAFADIREMNPRYCGGFVTSAGPECITSIAAAIPVLDDAGLSALSVLDEAIALPVADISDRRPFAAATYGDVWQGTDRRVTYDPTSCLFCEPCVAGGLCPTGAFVTGKGIDTALCVSCGACAASCRGGAVSGALGTITVGGRRVPITLRQSDRNRAEALCEDLRQRILDRGFPVR
- a CDS encoding cysteate synthase codes for the protein MMRPYTLLCPDCGETVEDHYTLSCPSGCRALIRTVYRKKTLDLRDEPGVFRFADWLPVEGTIKAAAGPVTFRSTALARDLGLRNLWISFSGYWPEKGGRVLTCSFKELEALPTMVRVRETARGRTLVVASAGNTGRAFCQTAALTGMPVVVVVPETAADRLWTTVETDRVCLVTVDGDYADAIAVANGLCSVQGLIPEGGAKNVARRDGMGTVMLDAAVTLGRIPDHYVQAVGSGTGGIAAWEASMRLIGDGRFGDRLPRLHLAQNAPFVPMVRAWQAGRREIVPEEDMPDARASIAAVYSDVLTNRGPPYSVGGGVFDTLTATGGSMYSVENRDAEGAGRHFADAEGIDLDPAAAVAVAALRQAVESGEIGRTDTVLLNITGGGYRRVAEEHERYRIEPAFRVAPDVDAAVLGARVLGQVRNRA
- the comE gene encoding sulfopyruvate decarboxylase subunit beta, encoding MHEDIIADLLAEKGIDLVASLPCDRAGDLCFLLTERFQTVGLMREEDGVGVSAGAVLAGKRPVVVIQSSGLGNMLNAILSLTVTFGLPLPILASWRGVYREKIPAQIPFNTRLPAILEASGIPYTVVQDAGEIGKIGAVIDDAFLHSRPHVALISPKVWEGGRCEVCRDLPPRPCRHRVVVGERPLPAPVTERLGAIRAIVPHLGAAAIVCNIGVPSKELYAAGDRPLTFYMLGSYTQASAIGLGLALSTERRVVVIDGDGSLLGSSILPVIAASAPKNLTVVCLDNGAFGSTGNQPTCACTGADLEVAAIAAGIPRTCTVADEGAIAAALDDPSPGPAFVRVLIRPGNADVPNIPLSPAEIRDRFMAAVKERSV